GTGGATCAATCATCTATTTTCCAACATTTAAGACGACCTCGATTTGAAAATTTGGCAAAATCGTAGTGGAAGAATGTCGCTTTCAATCCTGAGTATTCATAAATCATCAAACTCTAGAATGTACCCCAAACATTATAAAGTAGTGGTGAGAATTGTAAGTACAAATATGTCGGtatcttttttctttatcacaaacaaacttgaaaataaaagatatcaCTTTGGCATTATTATAGTAATCGATTTctatcaaaatttcaaaattactcTTTTCTATAATCAAAACAATGCAACGTTCATAAAGCAATCGCAAAAGTTGTTgtaatttcttaaccaaaagagGTGAAAAAAATTCCGGAAAATATTACGTAGATAATACACTCCCACTTGTCAAAAAATGACAAGAAGAACCACTAGTTGTCTGAGTCAATGTACATACATTAGGCACCGCAATAGCATGTTTATCCGGGGTACTTGATAAGATTTTAGTACGTGAACCTCCATAAAACCTTTAAAAGATCAAttacaaaaactactaattaaAAACCGATTTTAATGAGTTTTTTACACTGTTTGCAGGTCTTTCTGATCCGTGGCGATCCgcgattgatttgttttttaattttctaatatATTCATTTTAGGAGTTTAACTCATGCATCCATTCAACCACAAAACTTTCTACTgcatcaaatttttattatctaCATCTCATTTTCTAAAGGGAATTTTTCGAATACAAGCAGAATACACACGCAGAGACACTTGATTTCATCTACATATATAGACactctgataagacttgaaaGATCTTCGGCAAAAGTTTCACTAGTACACATACTTTAACATCTCACATGAGAGACTAAACCTTACATGGATGTTCCATATCTCAAGCTGGTCATAAGTTTTAAGGAAACTTTTAGGTTGATCGATCTACCTAGCCCCAAAGGGGAACCACATCTCATGGATGTCTGACTGGTACGAGACCATGAGCAAGATGATCACGAGCACGGCTGCTACTCCCCAAGGAGAAGAACCAGCACGGTGGATGGAGTCCTGTTCAGGCCATGGGACGTAGAAGGAAAGGCCGCCTGAGAAGATGTggacgaggaggaggaggaagagagggGAGAGCATGAAGACGAGCTTGAGCTGGTTCATGGTGTCTTCGAGGACGGACTCGTAGTTCAAGTACAATGTGAGAGACAATACAAAGAAGACAACCATGAAGAAAAAACAGACATGTGGGTCTGGGAGAGAAAGGTAGTCTAGGTACGATGAACCGTAGTATGGTGATCTCTCCatgtatttcttcttcttcttgatcttcTCTGGTTTTGGTAAAGGTCTAAAGTTCTTAGAATGTGTAAGTGAAGTCTAGATGTCTCTCTatgagtgtgtgtgtgtgtagcAGTGTATTTATACCAAGAAGTATATTATCTCTAGAGAGTAGAAAAAAGTAattttcattgatttattaGATTGAAATATTGTAGGGCTTTTGGGGGATTTGAAGTGGTCGGTTCAGACCACGTGGATATTGTCATATGGTTCTGtattaaaacatcaaattatttccTTTTAAATTTGGGGTTCTGtattaaaacatcaaattatttccTTTTAAATTTAAAGCCAAATAAAGATAAACTAAAGAGGTATCttcactatttttttatatgtatttgaCATTATCCAAAAAccttgaataattgttttgaTCATAAGCTGtgaattttattgaatattgtTTCTGATAATACCGGGGGGGGTTCCGTGGTCCCATCAGCTAAATCAGGAGATCACGTCaggattttttgatttttaattgaaGTCTATTTCTGGGTGTCATGATGCATCAATTCTTTCGTGGACGGAGTCATGGAGGTCGGTTAATAGGATCCGATTAGTAACGACTGtaggtttaaaaaaattgatgtaaaaaaatttgtttactttggctttagattttattgttttaaaattttaaagaaagcTCCAAAAAATTGCTCTGAATTTTTGGTTCTGTAGAGCACTTGTACAGTTGTAGATTATTTCAAGAGctgtgattttgaaatttttattaaaacttgattGCTGTGAATTTAGTGCTGTAGAAATAAATGGGACTGCAGACAGCACCTACATACACTACCAATCACACCCATAATGTCGGCAGTAGATTcatcaaattaatttattacTATTGAAAAGAAAATGTGCCGTTCATTTCTACAATCTCATCGGTGtcttttatttgtgtttccTGAAAAGCCCAATTGGAGTCTACTAGAAATGAGACGCCCAAATAGAAAAGGCCGAAGAATATTGATGACAGACGTAAGCTTGAGCATGATTACTGGGGTTTTTAGGGATGAGTTTTTAGCAAAATACAAGAACCCGTCTCtaagcttttaactaaaaaaagttaagaaccagttcttaaataaaacttttaagAGCCGTcgtagttaaaagttaagagacgggttcttatatttcgGTAAGAACTCCACCCTGAGAACTCttcaataatcatgctcttgcAAGTTACTTGAGGTTTCGATTTTAGACAAATATTCAAATCGAATCGTGACTTCTCACTTGCCTTACATGTCTACACACAAATTACCCTCATTCTTGAAATGAAATCAAGATTTTTGCTCATTCAACTGTTACACTCATCTTAGCAACATTATATTTATTGCCACCTTCCATATTCTTAACATTCAAAGCTTGAGCATGGAAACACTGCTGGGCAACATCGTAcagggaatttttttttttttttttgcatttggtCAGTGGCACCTCTTTAACTATTTTCTCTGCATCCAAAATCATACATATCATGTACATGTTTCCTCTTTCAAAACCAAGATATTTAGTGTCTCTCTTGATCATTATAATCTCCTACTATGCTTTTCATTTCTTTGGGACTCAAGAATCCCCAACCTTTTAACACTCCTGCATCTCCCTCACTTTCAATAATGTATATGTAGTTTTTGGCAtaatatttaacaaaagaagacCAATGGAACATAGGGACCTCAACAACTTAATTGCACTTGCCGTCGCGCAACAACTCTTTCTCTTCCAGTTCCGCACGTCCGACCACATGGGCGTTGAGGGCCGCTACCATTTGATGCTACGACTCATGGTTTTTGTCTCTTTGATCACAACACTCTTGGGAATTTTTACCACTGGTATTACTTTATTACCGAAAAAACAGAGACCGCTCTAAAAACAGTGCATAGTTCGaaacaatataaaacaataaCAAATCCAAAAGACATCATATAGAAAAACATACTGATATCACTCCATCCAAAAGTAATTGTTTTCTTTATCCCTCATCACCGTCTCATGTACGCCATCATTCTCTCGTGTGTTGCAGTAGCGTAAGAAAGTAGTGAAGTCATATCTATCATCTCAGCTTGAGGAGGACGAGGCACCGGTTCCATCCACCGTGGGACCACGAATGGGCAAAACGAGATACAAACTCTAAAGTTCAAGTGTAAATTTAATGATGATCTTGGATGCCATATTTCATCCACGCTCTTCTTACATACAAAATGGTCAATGAGACAATCTTGATGACCATCATTAGATGCATTCCTAAGGATTGTGTAGTTTCGTTTCCGCAGGTTACATGACACCCAATGATAATCCCGTTGACTCCATAGATAAACAATACCAATATCAAACGGATTCATTGCCAACGGTGCATAGTTACTGATAATCGGGAAGCCTACTTCCCACAAAAGATGCCAAGTGTCGTCATCATTGTTCAGCCTCCAAATCTTCAAAACAGTTTCTTTGTATCGAGCTAATGATCTGAGATACATGACAAAGCCTCCTGATATAGTCAAGGTTCGTTAGTAGTCCTTGTTGTAATCCGGATAGTCTGGTAATTGGACAACCCGGAATTGATCGGATTCAGAATAGAAATCAAGAGCTACGACTACTCCAGGTTCACTCATAGAACTATAGTAGATTGTACCATTCAGGTTGATATCACACATGCTGCTGATGCAATAAGGATAGTAGTCTACTTTGGAAGTCCAGATCCCTGTCTCCGAGGAATACAGAAACACACTCAAATGATTATTTGTGGATTGGACAGTATCTAACCTAACCACTTTAAAGCTTATAACGACACCGTCCTCGTCCAAACGAGTCACCAAACAAGCCACACTAGAATTAGCACCTTTCGGATCAGATGGAGGTGGAGGGATTTCGACCCACTGCTGTGAAACTGGATTGCCCACGTAGCAGTAAGCATTATCAGAGTCGTTTCTAAGCAAAACCAGTCCACTGGAAGAAGTCACATAGTCAATATCACTGATATGATAGCGTTTGAAAGAAGGTGGGATGAGTGAAGCTGGAGATTTTGGAAGATCCCATGTTTTGCATCCATGAAACCCTATGAGCTCGTATGGTCCGTACAAGAGCGACCATGATGAAGAGGAGGAGTGTATTCAATAAGAGATGATTTGTATCAAAATGACAAATCCCTTGTTATTGagatatgaattttaaaaactcatttaaaatttagtgttatctaacttgacattttataaattactctgaaatccattgttattgaaaatattttaagttgtgaagttttcaaattttcaagtgattttagagtgtttgggtggagtttcttagttaaaaaaataaaaaatcaaatttcatgGTTTTAAGTGATACTCTagagtggtttaacaaaaatcattttatccTCTGCAATTccttaaaatcatctaaaacctcattaaaaatcaaatcaccttaaattttagattgaatACACCCCCTAAACTTTTAGATCAATAAATTGAGAGGAGGGACTAGACCACGTTGTTTTAAAGAAAAGAGCCGGATTTTATAGAATTTCCAGTGTATAtctccaatatttttttttctaaaatagaaaaataaatcatagaAGTGGATTTACCCAATATActactctataatagaaatcttatatttttaaagaaatatatagagaaattctacttttggttttatatttagaatttgaaataacatttctttatttctcttaaaaatagaagaattctattaaaaaaacatatagaaGCAAatctcactctataatagaatttgtctattttatagaaaattataaagaaGAACATAAAGTTGGATTCAagatagttttaataatataaatccaCACAATGCGAACACAATGAACCTAACTAAAATGAATCActacataaataattaaagtcCAAAATTAATATGATGTTTAAAGctattttgttttaacttgTAAATAATACTTTGGTTATAATTGGTTGGACGACAAAGATAAATTCTTTGTTGTATAGTTTAGGTTAGACGCATTTGTTTTAGCTATATATTTGTTAtagctattaaaaaaattatagacattttttaaaattcaaagtGAACAAGGTTCTTACAACTATTTTcagtattttttataaaaatagtctAAAGCATAATTGATACTTTAAAGgttgtaaataaaatttatattggaAGTTATCAAATAAAAGCTTATTTTTCTATTGGATACCAACCATAAAAATGGtagaattaattattatttttgccaCACAAACAAGTATATTTGAGATGGTAGATTTTGAATCCAGAATGCTTAGCACCTATCCAAATTCGCTGTAACTTGTGCTTAAGACACGATGATGTGGGTCTGAAAAAATACATCATCTTTTCTCATTCAGCTGTTACACTCATCTTCCATTTATTCATCTACGCAAAGTTATATTTATTGCCACCTTCCATAATCTGAACCTCCAAAGCTAGAACATGGGAACATTAGTGGGTCACGTCataccgttttttttttcttctttgcaCTTGGTCTATGGCACCTCTTTAACCACATCAAACTATTTTCTCTTCATTCAAAATCATACATATCATGTACATGGTTTCCCTTTCAAAACTAAGATATCTAGAGCTCTCTTGATCATTGTAGGCTCCTCGCTTTTTTTATGTCTGTGGATCTCTTCCTGGTCAA
This genomic stretch from Brassica napus cultivar Da-Ae chromosome C9, Da-Ae, whole genome shotgun sequence harbors:
- the LOC106444066 gene encoding uncharacterized protein LOC106444066; the encoded protein is MERSPYYGSSYLDYLSLPDPHVCFFFMVVFFVLSLTLYLNYESVLEDTMNQLKLVFMLSPLFLLLLVHIFSGGLSFYVPWPEQDSIHRAGSSPWGVAAVLVIILLMVSYQSDIHEMWFPFGAR